In Episyrphus balteatus chromosome 4, idEpiBalt1.1, whole genome shotgun sequence, the sequence TTGttatcaatttttgtatatctttgattacaacatttttattttagtggatttaaattgaACTTTACTTTGtccctttatttatttatatcagAGCTAAAAATATCTGAAGTTAAATGAAATGAGTCAAAAGTTGTTTACAACcactttcaatttaaaaaaaagacactTGTTGTTTGAACTCATTCATTAAtcgctttaatttttaacaaaattaattaatctctgattttttttcaacacataTCAGAGAATATCTGAATCTGTTAAAAGCGACAGCCAATGCTTTTATGttgataaaaaactttttttgtcaaCTGATCTACTACAACAGAATGTCAGTATCAGGCAATATACAAATCAAACAAAGCCAACAAAATAATGATCAGTCAATCTTATCTCTCTTGCCAAAGTTTCATAGTCATACTTTTAACCCATTTCACTTCACTTCCTTCAAATGTGCATGAAAGCATTATAAGTCTTGCCATAGGCGCATTCAGATAATATGACACCAACTAACACTTCAGCTTCTATAAAGTATCACAGAAGCTATATTTTAACTTCGGTAAAAATCGggtaaaaattttctgcatggaaaaaagaagaaagtttCAAAAGTCATAGCTACTATAACAATGTCTTTAAAAAGTCTCAAAGAAAGTAAAAGGAAGCTTTACCGAAAGTACTTTGATATGGTatcatttcaaatttttgaaaggtgCTAGAAGCTGTTTAAGAAGTTTTACCGAAGATTCAATGACGTTCGCTAAGACTTTTTGAAACCCTTCTTAACAACTTTAAAGAAGCTTCACGAAGTTATAACTTCTGTAAGAAAATTTCTAATGAAATTGCTTCcgaaaatgttttgtttgaaacccttcttaaaaactttaaagaaaCTTAATGAAGTAATAACTTCTGTAAGAAATTTTGTTATGAAGTTTTTAGCGAAGCTGTTGTGTTAGTAACTCGGGTAAAAGAAGCTTAACAAAGTAATAACTtcgataagaatttttttatgaaattgttGCCGAAATTGTGGTCTTAGTCACTCGTATAAAAGGAGCTTACCGAAGTAATATCTtctgtaagaattttttttatgaaattgttACCGAAACTGTTGTGTTAGTCACTCGGGTTAGATCAAAACGTCTGATTGATCTAGTAccataagaaaaattaaagtaaagtaATTTATGCATGCTctttaattaactaaaaaaaaagtcatggaATTATTAATGTGGAATGCTTGCCCTCTCATTTTGTGATCAATTTGTTTGCTAACCAAGCTAACAGTTTTGAAAACAACACTAACCCTCTGGCATGATCACAAGTGTTAAAACGTGCTCATTATTAATTGCAGTACATTCCTGCTCttatttttcagatatttcaataaccttggtttaaaaaacttattttcacgATGACAACTCGAAGTACTTTATCAATTAGAAGTAATTTATCAAATAGAAGTAATTTATCCTTACATACCATTGGAGGCACTTCTTTGATATCACAAGGAAGTGGTGATGAAATCAtgattaaaaatacatttgCTAATAATTGTGATAACATGTATACGGAAATTCTAATCCAAATACTCAACAGCAATAATACAACTTCAGAAGACTTTCAATCACAGCCAATACCTATAGAAAATCTGATGGATTTGATGAGAAATGCATTCAATTTTTCAGTTGAAAAACATAGTCAATTGCTGAATATTGCAATGTGTCGAAAAGGTCcaacatttttattgaatattggAATAATCAAAGTTAAAGATCTGCTGCCAAAAGATTTTAAAGgtgttttgggatattttataaATCTCTACATGCAATCAAATGTGGCAATTCAATATCACACTTCGGCAAAGTACATCACTTCCAATCCAACTTGGGATGAGTTCTTCTTTTTTCCGTTGCGTGGTGATCCGAAAAAAGAAACACTTATAGCTGAGGTTTGTAAACTACTCAATCCTGACcaagaaaataatcaaaaatccAATATGCTTGGagactttaaaaattattttaaacttattaGAAAACCTTCGGTTTCGAAAGCGTTTAAAGTGATTGGAAGAACTGAAGTACCATTAAATTCAATTGGTGGATCGGGTGTCAGAGTTTGGTATACTTTCAAAAAGGGTTTAAGAAACCCCCAAAAGCGAGGATCAGTTTTGATGCAATTGGGGATAAGTGTTGAGAAGGAAACTCGAATTGTTGCTCAGGAACATGAAGTTTTACTCATGAGATTGTTGAGATACGAACAACAGAAATCACCAAATTCAGCTTTGTGGGATGGAAAGTTAAGTGTTGAAGCTGATGCCATTATAAGACAACACTATCTACAAAGCGGTTTATCCGAACACGAACATTTGTTCATGAAATGGATTGCCTACTCATCAATTCacgaagaaaatcacatttcctTTGGTCTCTTACGAGCAACTTTGCAGgaagttataaaaataattccatatATCAGCGGCCCTGAATGCGTTCAAGAGTTTTGGAACTCTATTCAGGGAATTCTTCCATCATGTTTTGATGTCATTTGGAAAATTCGCAATGACATTTTCACCCAAAAACAAGGTATTTTAATGCTCATTGATGTCTTGGGTATATTTCAAGAAATCGACTTGTTGAATATTCCCGAAGATGTTGAATTATTGGCGAACTTGGATTTAGGATGGCTTGATAAATCCGATGatgaaaattccattgaaagTCTCAGTCAAGTGCTGAATGAATCCATTCGAAGATGTACTACGGAATGGCTGCGTTCAGttgtagaattttttaaaatcgaaaataaagATCCGGTTCAAAGGACCATACAAATTATTCAGAAATTGTGTTTTGACATTAAACGTGCCATAGACTTTCATCATACACATTTTATGGAAattatgaatataaaatatgcCAATATTCTTTATGAATGTTATGTTAAGACTTTAATTAGAATATGTAAGCCAACAATACTTGAAGCTTGTAGGAATCTTCCACCTTTACACGTGATCGATGTGAGTAATTTTGCTGAGTTTTCGAAGGATTCAGACTCAACTGGGACAGGTCATAAGCAACTTTTTGAAATATACCTGGCTGTGAAAAGGTTAGTTTCACTTGGaagtaatttaaacaaattagaCGATGACGAAATGGTCAACCTTGAATATCATGAATGGTTTTCACCGGTAGTACCATTTTGGGTGGAAACAGCTATTAAAAATGCTctaattgcaattaaaaaatcaatagaCTTGGATGAATTTAAGACAATTGACGAACATGTCCGTCATAGTTCATCAGCTTTGGATACATTGTCAATTTTCTATCAAATAAAAGTCTTTTGGGATCAAATTGATTGGCCAAATACAGAaactatgtttttatttttcggaAGAATTGTAGATGGaatttgtagatgttgtatttATTATGCTACAAACATATCTTCGAAAGTGTCAAAATTCAATAGAAAAGATGAAAATCTGTCAGATTTTAAGATTGCCAATGAATGGTGTATTGCCACTTGCAACATTAACGAAATAACAAATAAACTGTCAACTTTCGTAAATAATGATATGGGTGCTGAAAGTATTATTGAACAAATCAAAGTGAACTTAAACCCACCTGAAGCTGAACGATGTtcgaaaactgtcaaaaatataGTCTCGAACTGTCAAGATAATTtggaaaatgaaattaaaattcttatagAAGCAAAAAATAGTGAAATTGTCAGTATGATTCAGGATTTCATACTTATAAATATCGAAAACTTAAATAAAGATGTAAACTCATTCGAACCAATTTTCTTATTCCTCGATCGAAATTTATTCATTCTTAATACCGAATTGTTTGAAAGTACTTTCGAGGCAATGGTTGAGAATCTTCATCAAAGATTACTGACTGTGTTGTACAAAATAGCACAAAGCTGTACCGAATCGTATCGACCACCATCATTCTTTTGCAATCTTCGAGAAGTTATAAATATTATGACAGTTTGTATGAATAACGATCAAAATTTACTTTCGAAAAAGATATCCACTCAATTAAAGACTATTCATGAATTTCTCGAGCTACATGCTGCCAAAACTGAAACCTTAATTCACAAATACTACGAagaaatattacaaaaacaaaaaaatattccaacatCCTCCTATGGTCAACTTACCATCAAAGCAAATATTTCGAGTTCGAATATTCTAAATGTCATAATTTTAAATGGTAAAAATATTCTACCTGACAGTTcgaaaaaatacacaaattcCTATGTCAAAATGCATTGTGTACCGGCTGATAGATTTTCCAGAGTGCCAACTCAAAAAACCGCTGTAAAATCGAAAACAATCTATCCATTATTCGatgaagaatttaaaataaGTCTATCAACTTCTCAACAATTATTAAATgataatatattaatttttattgttaaatcaaaagatctctttcgaatgtcaaataaaTATCTATCTGAGTGCTATCTGTCATTTGAAGATATTCGAAAATCCAATGGCGAACAAATACATTTGAATCTTTTTCGACCAGAATGTGGAGATTTAAATTCGGATATTATTTGTGAATTGGAATATAGAAAATTTTATGATAGGACAgcacaatattttattaataaattaacagaGAAGAATTTTTGTAAGTAGTGGAattataagtaaaatttaaattaaaataattaatgttCATTAAAGCTCAGGTAGAATTTTGTTATAgtgatttaagaaaacaaaaagaagaaaaatagaaattaagtTAAAAGCCAATGCATGTAtattttaataatcttaaattttatagttacttttaaaaatattgaaaaatacgaaaatacttttagtacaggaaagatagactttttcgtggaacgaaatataggacggctgaatttttcaaacctGAAAGAGGGgcattagaaaagcttaagtcctggttttcgggacgccacccccctggctaaatccgccattttggaaaacgcgaatcgctctatatctccaaaactatttgtcctagagaaatggttatcagaccaaagtgcttggaaatttaattatctttttctttgtgatacactatttttctgagcgggcaatagttttgaggttatgttgttttaaattttttttcggttttatattaagtttttattattgccggtaatagtaacataattttttaaacaatacaagttatagaccatcaaatttaaaataatttggcatatttttgaaagtcatgcgatgtaggagtcgaaagttattgatctgaaaactatagtctaagtacaggaaagttagtaaaaaaaacaggcattttgtggaacgaaatatagggaggctgactttttcaaatatgaaagaaaggtattagaaaagcttaagttctGGTTCTCGGGACGCCAACCACGTGGctaaatccgccattttgaaaaacgtgaattggtctatatctgctACATTATtgacttgaccgaataagttactcaaccaaagttgtaggtaatataaatatcttttcttgtacaTGCACTGtctttcagcgaggacaacacttttgaggttatgttgttttattttttattttttcgatttttttaatttttctcagtcccTATGAtggaaacataattttttagcatcataaaagttggatgtttgacttaaaacaaaatatgtgtagCACAATATTCTAAGTTTTACCATAACCCACCTTAATAACTCCCTCTCATATCatatgtttcttgttttttcgtacacgatttagccttttttttcataccatatgcaaaaacatattagtatatattttgtaaaaatattgaaagggattgctcttaaaattccgtatctttggtttgaaaagttatataatcttcaaaagtaaaccaaattaatggaaatttgatgTTCTTCAACTTTAATCATgtgaaaaaattatgtttctatcataaagactgggaaaaattttaaaaaccgaaaaaataaaacaacataaccttaaaagtgttgtcctcgcagAAAAACAatgaatgcacaagaaaagatatttatattacatacaactttggttaagtaacttattcggtcaagccaatagtttagtagatatagaccaattcacgtttttcaaaatggcggatttcgccattgggttggcgtcccgagaaccagtacttaagcttttctaatacccttatttcagatttgaaaaaatcagtctccctatatttcgtttcacaaaatgcctgttttttttactaactttcctgtacttagactatagttttcagatcaataacttacGACTcctacatcgcatgactttcaaaaatgtgccaaattattggaaatttgatggtctacaacttgtactgtttaaaaaattatgttactattaccgggaatgataaaaacataaaataaaaccgaaaaaaaaatttaaaacaacataacctcaaaattattgCCTGCTCAGAAAAAATAATGtatcacaaagaaaaagataattaaattttcaagaactttggtctgataaccatttctctaggacaaatagttttggagatatagagcgattcgcgttttccaaaatggcggatttcgccaggggggtggcgtcccgaaaaccaggacttaagcttttctaatacccctctttcagatttgaaaaattcagccgtcctatatttcgttccacaatatgcctgtttttttactaactttcctgtactatttatcgaattataaaaaaaaagagaaaatactCAATTGATTCACATAAATAGTTGatgttttattaaacaaaaataaatattgaaagtGAATTTATACCTTATATGGAaagttgtttgaattttttttaaccttaagGACAAGCACGATGATATTTTTTagcaacaaaatttcaatatttgagCTGTTAAAACGgtaagaaattttttcaatcaacagcgtcaaaaatcatttgcacggccatttcttgatgaaaagtcatgaaatttggtacactgaaggatattagtaaggagaatacgaaaaagctgctaacttttttttaggctgttaaagtaaatataaaaatcatgataaataattaaaaatttcaatgttaaataaaactcattttttcgTTGAACCAAAATAAAGGTACTTTTCTAATAGCAAATCAAACTTGATTTTGCTTCAAAAAACCATTTACCACAATTATGTGAATGATGACAAGAACTTTCGCTaagtaaatataaaaatcatgataaataattaaaaatttcaatggtcaataaaactcattttttcgTTGAACCAAAATAAAGGTACTTTTCTAATAGCAAATCAAACTTGATTTTGCTTCAAAAAACCATTTACCACAATTATGTGAATGATGACAAGAACTTTCGCTaagtaaatataaaaatcatgataaatcattaaaaatttcaatgttaaataaaactcattttttcgTTGAACCAAAATAAAGGTACTTTTCTAATAGCAAATCAAACTTGATTTTGCTTCAAAAAACCATTTACCACAATTATGTGAATGATGACAAGAACTTTCGCTaagtaaatataaaaatcatgataaataattaaaaatttcaatggtcaataaaactcattttttcgTTGAACCAAAATAAAGGTACTTTTCTAATAGCAAATCAAACTTGATTTTGCTTCAAAAAACCATTTACCACAATTATGTGAATGATGACAAGAACTTTCGCTaagtaaatataaaaatcatgataaataattaaaaatttcaatggtcaataaaactcattttttcgTTGAACCAAAATATAGGTACTTTTCTAATATCAAATCAAACTTGATTTTGCTTCAAAAAACCATTTACCACAATTATGTGAATGATGACTAAAGTACTTTCgctatatacttttttttcaatttttctggcTACAACAATCTGCTTATCAAAGGACATGTTATTgaccagccaagttctctagcaactggTGGcgctacacccttatttacaagATTCAACTCAGGACATTTTCGACCCTCTTAGCAAATTTCAGCTTCTCAGCATGAGTACTatctaatgtcgaattcctttcataaaaaaatcgaattttcggcggtACAAACAAAGTAAAAATCTCAGAAATCGCAGAACGGTAACTCTGGTAGTTCATAATTTCCTTCTTTATTGGCGATTGGAACACATACTACTAGCACCGTAGTTTCaacttttgaactaattttaacAGGACGGAtgtttacattttgtatttctaaaaaTGGCGCCCATGTCAAGTGtcctaacaaaaataaagaaaaatgtcgGATGCTAGCTTCTTTCGTCctgttaattttagtttttgtcctGACCACCGGGAGCGCATTTCAACTTTACCAATCGCCAATACATTTTAGACACTTGATGCTGAAATCCACTTTAATAAAGtagatttccgcttaatttaaaacggaagtcatttttgaaaaaattatgcaaaaatccgcttaattttagaTGCGTGAAatcagaaaataatatttcggaataagtttgacaaaaaaaaaatggacaaattttatacttttaagtTTGGTtaatggatttaattttttgctattCGAATCaattcttccaaaaaattttctacacaaaaaaaattaacattatgaACTTACATAACAAGCTTACCTGGGGGAACAGTTTCCTAACCTTTTGAACAGAGTGAAGCATCGATTCTTTATCTTGAACAGATGTTTCGTACCTAATTCAAAGGAttttcctataataataataaaaaaaaacaagaagaataaGGTACAACCAAGATccttttaatttatgaaaattactTCTGGAAGttcaacaaatattaaaatacacATTTCtgattaatattaaatattttttatttataaatgaaagTCATttcctcgtttttttttttgtattttaaaacaaagtttttttttttaaataaattttgtaaagtACAATTCGAAAATCTACCaaactttaaaattacaattttctgCCTTATCAATTAAAATGACTAAGCAATTTTGATATAAGAAATGTAATTCCCATAAATCACAACTATGTTTGTTATTTCACCATTATACATTTATATTTCTAAGATTTTTTATCCAACTAGAATTGCAACATTTATCCCTACTGCACTCAAACCTTCTCCTTCAGAACAATCTAATCATACCAAGCACTTGAACAAGAATGTGCAACCAAGTTGgacattttattatattttgtctCAAAAGTGTTGATAAATCGGGATTGtagaacccaaaaaaaaaataaaagaattggTAGGACGTGACTCTCTCTCTCTCGTACTTCGTCTCTGTTTATATAGTgaggtcttaaaaaaaaaaaataaacaatacaactcATATCATTATTGTACCTGTTAATATGTGATCATATGAGAATTAATGTCGAACtctcttattaaaaaaatattatcaacaacaaaaaattaaaaatccacaaaatttATTGTGTGAACAGTGCGTGTCATTAGATTGTTTctattcattcatttttttttttcaaaaactttgtgaaaaagtcctaaaaactatacaaaattagtcactcatttacaaaatttcataaaagaagTTTTACGTTAACTCTATGTTTCATTTAAGGGATAATGACATTAGATTAGTGTCatcttttattttatcaacagttaaaatacatattagccatgttccattggaggtggtagtttactcgagagtagaaatctagtacaacaactacacattcctatctcctcgagtagagccagaactataattgtcggTTCGTCGGATGcaaacggaggggaacagcgctcgcaaccgcactcgacggatgaaaacttgtggaaaatacaaagaaaacaacaacaattgacagtagcttccgactccatccgccaattatggttttggcttagaagatcatgtgtaaattctagtactagatctactaccacctccaatggaacggggatattataaaaatttttgagaataCGTTATCCGGTAACTTATTTTCTCAGAAGATCTCAGAagatatcgtcccgtttctgcgtgaaccacgtatctacaaagcaaattttgttcagttcttaaaagaaatatacatttttcttgaaatcaaaaatatgaattgaacaaaaggaaatcaaattatgtttaagacatattgattgagttgtttctaaactaaaacccttgtatctattctttctgtaagttttagagcaatgtttaagagaaaaaacaaatctttgaaaaaatgtacttacgaggttcaagcagaaacgggacgatatgaCATTTCCTCTACTGGATTTTTagtaaattattttctaaaaaagtgaatttctttaAGTAAAAAGTACCAAtcataacaccggcacacaaaaaaaaaagtgtcatgaaccagaaaccagacctatctttctatatgtttttgggcacgctgaatccgaatttgaagtccgtttggccccatcaccctccagttttgagctgtgagtgcattttgtttgaatttttatgatttttttggagttttttgcatttttctcaaaactgaagggtgaccgggcaaaacggacttgaaaatcggattcagcggtcccaaaaacatatagaaagataggtctgcttcctggtacatgaaacttttttttttgtgtgccgggtatgacagcgacatgtcgcgacagtgctagcacacaaaaaaaaaagttgtatgaaccagaaaccagacctatctttctatatgttttagggaccgctgaatccgaatttcaagtccgttttgcccggtcaccagttttgagaaaagtgtaaaaaagaccccaaaaactacctttttttgagttttttgcatattactcaaaactggagtgtgacagggccaaacggacttgaaattcggattcagcgggtccaaaaacatataaaaagataggtctggtttctggttcatgacactttttttttttgtgtgccggtgtaatttttaaatatgaatgCCAATATTATTCTAGCGATTCAGAGTGTATCATACATTCCAACGTTTTCTGTTATTATACATGTATGTATGCTCAAAAACCTAGAAACCTACCATTAAATCGCTGGGTTATtgtcttgtcaaaaaaaaaagtacaaacaaCTTCAGCAACATCGATCGGTGGTTGTGTACGATTAGCAGACCCCAACCATGGTTACCACTATGGTGTAAA encodes:
- the LOC129920245 gene encoding protein unc-13 homolog 4B-like, translated to MTTRSTLSIRSNLSNRSNLSLHTIGGTSLISQGSGDEIMIKNTFANNCDNMYTEILIQILNSNNTTSEDFQSQPIPIENLMDLMRNAFNFSVEKHSQLLNIAMCRKGPTFLLNIGIIKVKDLLPKDFKGVLGYFINLYMQSNVAIQYHTSAKYITSNPTWDEFFFFPLRGDPKKETLIAEVCKLLNPDQENNQKSNMLGDFKNYFKLIRKPSVSKAFKVIGRTEVPLNSIGGSGVRVWYTFKKGLRNPQKRGSVLMQLGISVEKETRIVAQEHEVLLMRLLRYEQQKSPNSALWDGKLSVEADAIIRQHYLQSGLSEHEHLFMKWIAYSSIHEENHISFGLLRATLQEVIKIIPYISGPECVQEFWNSIQGILPSCFDVIWKIRNDIFTQKQGILMLIDVLGIFQEIDLLNIPEDVELLANLDLGWLDKSDDENSIESLSQVLNESIRRCTTEWLRSVVEFFKIENKDPVQRTIQIIQKLCFDIKRAIDFHHTHFMEIMNIKYANILYECYVKTLIRICKPTILEACRNLPPLHVIDVSNFAEFSKDSDSTGTGHKQLFEIYLAVKRLVSLGSNLNKLDDDEMVNLEYHEWFSPVVPFWVETAIKNALIAIKKSIDLDEFKTIDEHVRHSSSALDTLSIFYQIKVFWDQIDWPNTETMFLFFGRIVDGICRCCIYYATNISSKVSKFNRKDENLSDFKIANEWCIATCNINEITNKLSTFVNNDMGAESIIEQIKVNLNPPEAERCSKTVKNIVSNCQDNLENEIKILIEAKNSEIVSMIQDFILINIENLNKDVNSFEPIFLFLDRNLFILNTELFESTFEAMVENLHQRLLTVLYKIAQSCTESYRPPSFFCNLREVINIMTVCMNNDQNLLSKKISTQLKTIHEFLELHAAKTETLIHKYYEEILQKQKNIPTSSYGQLTIKANISSSNILNVIILNGKNILPDSSKKYTNSYVKMHCVPADRFSRVPTQKTAVKSKTIYPLFDEEFKISLSTSQQLLNDNILIFIVKSKDLFRMSNKYLSECYLSFEDIRKSNGEQIHLNLFRPECGDLNSDIICELEYRKFYDRTAQYFINKLTEKNFCK